A part of Diachasmimorpha longicaudata isolate KC_UGA_2023 chromosome 11, iyDiaLong2, whole genome shotgun sequence genomic DNA contains:
- the LOC135167178 gene encoding peroxisomal targeting signal 1 receptor encodes MALRELVEGDCGGPGPLAGFASHLVQDRGFREEGIGHPREVPLERATADQLVDEFLEGRGNAHPGTFRMNTILQQVQEIDHGMQHPLPPPSMFKEQDSEWANQFLNTRTEFFTTNADQIWSENALPRLPLPESNELGLGVQWAEDYFEHTLETSKKDEEKLKSLDDTITENPNIAYSKFMKFMHQEGDITSDVTEHNSASALSSKWSQEFAEQKEEAEKSLGNLDGVLNKVEEELAVAGSWTNEFLKSPGNVGTDTYESSFWSKFEGEWDKAAKSHITDPHPWLSDYESYYDPFKDYKFKEDNPMKDVPDALEQGKSRLEAGDLPSAVLCFEAAVQQNEENPEAWFLLGKTQAENEQDPLAIAALKKSLTLDTSNASALMTLAVSYTNESYQNQACLTLKEWLLKNEKYRHLLVRRNSTENAPKSSVSTILFDDVHNEVKDLFIQAARMNPTEGIDADVQSGLGVLFNLSSEYDKATDCFRAALQVRPDDSRLWNRLGATLANGQRSEEAVDAYSRALELSPGFIRARYNLGISCINLGAYKEAAEHLLTALNQQAAGRGVQGENNAPHAMSETIWSTLRLVVSLMHKYHLTEAVEKWNLAKLNEEFEIS; translated from the exons ATGGCACTCAGAGAATTGGTGGAGGGGGATTGCGGGGGTCCGGGTCCACTGGCGGGCTTTGCCTCGCACCTGGTGCAGGACAGGGGCTTCAGGGAAGAGGGCATTGGCCATCCAAGGGAGGTACCACTGGAGAGGGCCACTGCGGATCAGCTGGTTGATGAATTTCTCGAGGGAAGGGGTAATGCACATCCTGGCACTTTTAGGATGAATACTATATTGCAGCAGGTGCAGGAGATTGATCATGGCATGCAGCATCCTCTTCCACCGCCTTCCATGTTCAAGGAACAGGATTCAGAGTGGGCTAATCAATTTCTCAACACGAGGACTGAATTTTTC ACTACAAATGCAGATCAGATATGGTCTGAGAACGCTCTTCCTCGTCTTCCCCTGCCAGAATCCAACGAACTCGGTCTTGGAGTTCAATGGGCAGAGGACTACTTTGAACACACATTGGAGACGTCAAAAAAAGATGAAGAGAAATTAAAATCCCTTGACGATACAATCACAGAAAATCCGAACATTGCATACTCTAAATTCATGAAGTTCATGCATCAGGAAGGTGATATCACCAGTGATGTCACAGAGCACAATTCAGCGAGCGCTTTGAgctcgaaatggtcacaggaATTTGCTGAACAGAAGGAAGAGGCTGAAAAGTCCCTGGGAAATCTAGACGGGGTTCTTAATAAAGTTGAGGAGGAATTGGCAGTCGCTGGGAGTTGGACAAACGAATTTCTCAAAAGTCCTGGCAATGTAG GTACTGACACGTACGAGTCCTCCTTCTGGTCGAAATTCGAGGGAGAATGGGATAAAGCAGCAAAAAGCCACATAACTGACCCACACCCTTGGCTGTCAGACTACGAGAGTTACTACGATCCATTCAAAGATTATAAATTCAAAGAGGACAACCCAATGAAGGACGTTCCTGATGCTCTGGAGCagggaaaaagtcgattggaGGCTGGGGATTTACCCAGTGCTGTTTTGTGTTTTGAGGCAGCTGTTCAGCAGAATGAGGAGAATCCTGAAGCCTGGTTCCTCCTCGGGAAAACACAAGCTGAGAATGAGCAGGATCCACTGGCCATTGCAGCTCTGAAGAAGTCTCTGACATTGGATACTTCGAATGCAAGTGCACTGATGACTCTGGCAGTGTCTTACACTAATGAATCTTATCAGAATCAGGCATGCTTGACTCTGAAAGAGTGGCTCTTGAAGAATGAGAAGTATCGCCACCTCCTGGTGCGGAGAAATAGCACCGAGAACGCACCCAAGTCGTCGGTTTCAACCATTTTATTTGACGACGTTCACAACGAGGTGAAGGATTTATTTATCCAAGCTGCCAGGATGAATCCAACTGAAGGGATTGATGCTGATGTCCAGAGTGGTCTAGGGGTCCTCTTTAATTTATCGAGTGAGTACGATAAAGCTACTGATTGTTTCAGGGCAGCCCTGCAGGTACGTCCTGACGATTCAAGACTCTGGAATAGATTGGGTGCCACACTTGCCAATGGGCAGAGGTCCGAGGAAGCTGTCGATGCTTATTCTCGGGCTCTGGAGCTGTCCCCTGGATTCATCAGAGCTAGATACAACCTGGGGATCTCCTGCATAAACTTAGGGGCTTATAAGGAAGCTGCTGAACATCTCCTCACAGCTCTCAACCAACAGGCTGCTGGCAGAGGTGTTCAAGGGGAAAATAACGCTCCTCATGCTATGTCTGAAACTATTTGGTCGACTTTGAGGCTCGTTGTGTCACTCATGCACAAGTATCATCTCACTGAAGCTGTGGAGAAATG GAATCTGGCAAAATTGAACGAGGAATTCGAGATATCCTGA